The nucleotide window ataatacgaaagaatacaaaaaaaattaaatataaatcaagaaaaaaatattgcgtgTGGTTGTTATTTACTTGGTCTattgtactttatttttatatagagctttactttatattattaaaatatatatatatgtatatccgaattttttttatgaagagcacgtatgtatatacatacaaacaaacaagatattagaaaaattaagaacttaaaaaaataaaaaagttatctgTTCctattaaatgatttattaaatgatatataagcTACGCAGGATCTTGCaagagattttaaatataagatattcaattgtcaatttttcaatatattctaatattattttaacagattaatttagaagatatttaataattgcatacttaactttaattatgattaaattacttttgtaaaaatataaatataaatagcagattgcaataataatgcaaagtaTATcgcataatatgtatatttataatttaaatttttttaattataaattataactttttgaaaataaattatttttactacaaataatttatttataacactCTTTAcctaaatgcaaaataataagtttactACAGAAAATCTGGAAAATTATATCCACAAGTTTCTTGCTCACGCACTTCAATTCAACCGAAATGTTCGTacgtcaataaaattttactttactaCTACTcgctcgatatatatatataatgtcccGGAAACAGAGCACctttatatttctgaaatttacATTCAACGGTTGGTGAGACCATATTCTACAATATACATTAGAACGAAAATAGGGCTCATTTGCCTACATTCAAATTAGTAAGGTCAAATCGTGTCAGAACGGAAGCACAAGTATTCTCGTTGTATGAAAGTGAGGTATACGAGAGCAATGAACCAGAACCAAATCGTCATTTAGTCAtacattaaaagaatttataatattccatTTATCATACAaacaacatttaaataattataaaaattcaacaaattttttttcattatttaataattatgatgtaTAGATAGAaagcttgttatataatatgtatttttaaatatctttttttcaaaaacatgcgattaagaaaatataatgatattgcAAAACTATCATAGTAAAAAGAGAATGTAAAGATGAAAATTATGTCTCGTATTAGaatttgaacaaaaaattCGAACAAATTATGTATTCTATTTGAACAATTTATGCTTGAAGTTGGGATAGTTTGAACAGAGTCAATGGTCTGTgtgattgaattaaatatttattaactatttaaatatttttaattttaaagaacatttttgaacgataatatttattgcaaatagaaaaaaaaaattttttatttcttagtcagcatttgaaattaatttaaactgaTTATACTGTCAAATATATTCTCAAggtaaataaagaatttaaactttgatgaaaaatttacatctgCTCGAATTGTTCGTTAAACTCATTGttatgttaaaagtttaagTACTAAGTACTCtgtattaaagtattatcggtttaatatatataattattaacatttttgtttGAGAGTGAAAATATTAGTCCGCACACCTCTAATTTCACGATTAAGCAAAACTCAACTCAGGAATgctattttaagaaaaaaggtttattttctttttgatataaCAAAACTGTCGTCTGATACAATTGTCCCTAGGCATATTCTCTCTAACGAACTCTACAACTCTAATCAACGGAACTATTAAATCTAGCGTACATGGCGCGGCTTCCGGCTTCGCCGCTAAATAAACGTAGCCGCGCAATAtccaaaaaatacaaatcaaaataaaattcttttagaaagaaataaaaatcaaatttattaatagaatagcGTACTccttaacaatttttaattttaataaaaatctgataacTTGAAAATCTGTTGACTTGAGTAACCGTCTACGTTAGCTTAATCGGATGACTTATCGCTAAATGACGGAAAAGTGaaggaaatatttatctttattaatcaattttactgTCTGGGTGTGACACACTTTGCTGCAAAATATGGCTGCTGTCACCTCTCTTCATTACGATGGTTCTAACCAGCTCTTTAGACGGTTGCTTGAGATCGTATGCCCAACCAATTTTCGCGAAGATATCGATAAACATTGTAGTGatgttaaacatataattgccTAATTCGGCTGCCTTGTAATCCCATGGAAACACGTGATGATAATTGTGCCAGCCTTCACCGAATGCTAGAATGGCTACGAATCTATTTTCCGTCGGATTTATGTGcctgttattaaaataaatcaaataaaattacttatatataataatgtgataAAGAGACACTGAAGTTCATATTAAGCTTGTTCGAATGCATTTGTATACTTACGCATCATATGGCTTTGAACCCCAGATATGAGCCACACTGTTGACACTCCACGTGCAGTTTAAATTCAAAGTATAACGTATAAGAATTTGCGAAATGAAGGCTCTATACCAGGTTTCATTCCATCCGTAAACAGGTACCATTACCGGCAATAGAAAggcaaagataaattttaatagcgaAAAATATCTGTAAAGAAACATAATTAGTCAGTACATAATTTCTTGTTATGTTGAATCACTCATTTTGTACACAATTTTTGATAGAGAAGAAAATTGAcacaaaagtataaaaatatctaggAGAAAAGCTAAAAGAtcatattagaataataagtatttattttcaagataaattatataaattatatatataatttatatattatatatatattaatatatatatatataattatataaattatatatatatatatatatatatatataaatgcaaataaatttcacaCATTTCATATTCCTTTTTGTTtctcagaaaattttttttacgtaatatgAGATAATTAACGccttagatatatattaattaatcacagAATTACTTGTAACTAAAGAAAGCGACAGGATCCGCTAATATATCGCTCATATCGACCTGATGACCCTTTCGAATTACGTCTAGATGTTTCTTCATCATCAACCAACCAACGTGGGAGAAGAAAAATCCCCTGTTGCTGTTATGAGGATCTGCATCTGTGTCCGTGTATTTGTGATGCACTCTATGATCTCGTATCCAGTCATAAAggttattctaaaaaaaaaatattgtaaagaaaagttttttcttcTTGCAGTACAAGAAGCAACTTGCTTACCTGGCCAGCCGAAACATAGCAGAGAACAAGTATAATTCTAAGTGGCCATTTTGCTTTGTAAGCTCGATGAGTCCACAAACGATGAGCACCGGCAGTAATACCTATCGCTCCTATCATAGCCATGATGAAGACTTGAGATAAGAAGGTCCAgccaaattaattaatacatttatgaaattatgcatgataattaataatgtaattatacatatttctctcgAATGTCGTGTATCGATTACCTGTACAcggagaaacttttatattaaaaattactatggtatgTAGTAACTGTGGACCATTAAGGATCACTCTAAGTTAAAGTGCtatataaaactgtaaaaattgggtaaattaatgtaatttttataattttacattactttACTTTAGAATGATTtctacacggagaaaattttatattaaaaattactatggtatataataactgtggaccattaggaacattccaagttaaaatgctatgtaaaattacaaaaactgACGTAATTGACgaaatttttacgtaaattacgtcaatttttacagttttacatagcattttaacttggaatgtTCCTAATGGTCCACAGTTATTATATagcatagtaatttttaatataaaattttctccgtgtaatGGTCCACAGTTATTACATACcacagtaatttttaatataaaattttctccgtgtacaACAAGtctaaaacattattataaattgtaatgacttttattaaatataagacaaaatatttttgcaaaaaattatataaaaatcaaaatctatctatttgtttataaaagtttgatatttttaactttggTTTCAAATATTCACaatgtattttgtaataattgacGTGAGTGATCGACACAATGTCTgcaatgaaataaaagttatataataaaaagtgaaaGCTTTCGCTTGTCTGCTAtcaaacttttcttttatcacGTAAGTTTAATCGATTGGCTTTCAATCAGTTAATGTCGATTTTCTGAATTGACAAGTACGCAGtagacttacaattagtaaac belongs to Anoplolepis gracilipes chromosome 4, ASM4749672v1, whole genome shotgun sequence and includes:
- the LOC140664765 gene encoding acyl-CoA Delta-9 desaturase-like isoform X2, which translates into the protein MRMEEDFQKEKSSITTKMIDDENDIQNQNGIYIQFKELFKFKTELKWLNIVFIILLHVGMLYACFIFKWLEDLRTTIWIFIMAMIGAIGITAGAHRLWTHRAYKAKWPLRIILVLCYVSAGQNNLYDWIRDHRVHHKYTDTDADPHNSNRGFFFSHVGWLMMKKHLDVIRKGHQVDMSDILADPVAFFSYKYFSLLKFIFAFLLPVMVPVYGWNETWYRAFISQILIRYTLNLNCTWSVNSVAHIWGSKPYDAHINPTENRFVAILAFGEGWHNYHHVFPWDYKAAELGNYMFNITTMFIDIFAKIGWAYDLKQPSKELVRTIVMKRGDSSHILQQSVSHPDSKID
- the LOC140664765 gene encoding acyl-CoA Delta-9 desaturase-like isoform X1, whose amino-acid sequence is MSEVLNTSNTNLKMRMEEDFQKEKSSITTKMIDDENDIQNQNGIYIQFKELFKFKTELKWLNIVFIILLHVGMLYACFIFKWLEDLRTTIWIFIMAMIGAIGITAGAHRLWTHRAYKAKWPLRIILVLCYVSAGQNNLYDWIRDHRVHHKYTDTDADPHNSNRGFFFSHVGWLMMKKHLDVIRKGHQVDMSDILADPVAFFSYKYFSLLKFIFAFLLPVMVPVYGWNETWYRAFISQILIRYTLNLNCTWSVNSVAHIWGSKPYDAHINPTENRFVAILAFGEGWHNYHHVFPWDYKAAELGNYMFNITTMFIDIFAKIGWAYDLKQPSKELVRTIVMKRGDSSHILQQSVSHPDSKID